In Spinacia oleracea cultivar Varoflay chromosome 5, BTI_SOV_V1, whole genome shotgun sequence, a single window of DNA contains:
- the LOC110798422 gene encoding protein MIZU-KUSSEI 1 yields the protein MTKVDFLRRILLGCFTITTTPNTATTTPTNTTTTKKRLSTSLRDDILFDTFYKPHDSPTSCSSPASTASSDDNVSVISNLAPPRFSKSMVICTFFGYRGGSHVWFCVQLNRLSPKPSLLLELSLSTRNLVQEMRSGLLRIALECKSLELSSCPLQLVPVWTMFCNGRRVGFATRRKPTQETREMLKKMQSITMGAGVIVAEAEGEEERREELMYMRANYEWVVGGADSESFHLMSPDDGPGQELSVFLLRSCV from the coding sequence ATGACAAAGGTAGATTTCCTCCGTCGCATCCTCCTTGGTTGCTTTACAATCACCACCACCCCCAACACCGCAACAACCACCCCTACCAACACTACAACCACCAAGAAACGCCTCAGTACTTCCCTAAGAGACGACATCCTCTTCGACACTTTCTACAAACCCCATGATTCTCCCACCTCTTGCTCCTCCCCAGCTTCCACCGCTAGCAGCGACGACAACGTCAGCGTCATCTCCAACCTTGCTCCGCCGCGCTTCTCCAAATCCATGGTCATCTGCACCTTCTTCGGCTACCGTGGTGGGTCCCACGTCTGGTTTTGTGTCCAACTCAACCGTCTCTCTCCGAAACCATCCCTCCTTCtagaactttctctctccacccGAAACCTTGTTCAAGAGATGCGCAGCGGGCTCCTTCGTATCGCGTTAGAATGCAAGAGTTTGGAGCTGAGTTCTTGCCCTCTTCAGTTGGTCCCTGTTTGGACTATGTTCTGCAATGGCCGTCGGGTCGGGTTTGCTACTCGACGAAAGCCCACTCAAGAAACCCGGGAAATGTTGAAGAAGATGCAGAGCATTACGATGGGTGCGGGCGTAATTGTTGCTGAAGCTGAAGGTGAAGAAGAAAGAAGGGAAGAATTGATGTATATGCGGGCCAATTATGAGTGGGTTGTTGGTGGGGCCGATTCTGAATCGTTTCATTTGATGAGCCCGGATGACGGGCCGGGTCAAGAGCTCAGTGTTTTCTTGCTCAGATCTTGTGTGTAA